The following proteins come from a genomic window of Anguilla rostrata isolate EN2019 chromosome 17, ASM1855537v3, whole genome shotgun sequence:
- the epn2 gene encoding epsin-2: MPSSTIRRQMKNMVNNYSEAEKKVREATSNDPWGPSSSLMSEIADLTYNVVAFSEIMSMIWKRLNDHGKNWRHVYKALTLLDYLIKTGSERVALQCKENIFAIQTLKDFQYIDRDGKDQGINVREKSKQLVVLLKDDERLKGERCLALKTKERMAQVPTSAGSANQIGFGRGSSQPNLSSSYSEEYGKSEGSPASYHGSTSPNANANSELEQARPQTSGEEELQLQLALAMSREAAEQEERVRRGDDLRLQMALEESRKNNSTGNLVKKKEAGASTLMDLMAVPEGPAAQGTDPWAPAGAAAAAASDPWQSFGAAAKPATPADPWGPPSASAAPVKSSDPWGSSSAPADPWAAGPATRPKASGAGEFDLFGTLNGTSREDFSDFDRLRSSSIMTGEARGSSSLPSQPSMSGSLDLFDLPPGGPSRKTPESFLGPNAALVNLDSLVTKPLQPAPVSNPFLATGGGAAPPPAQVNPFQVLQPQPPTLNQMRGSPLMGLSAQGFGGGAQMSSDPLPLSSLPPNLLLPSMPAPGPMGHMVPGMNVGVGPLSLPQPLMSTVGLPPAAAGQAGTTTNPFLL; the protein is encoded by the exons ATGCCGAGCTCCACCATCCGCCGGCAGATGAAGAACATGGTGAACAACTACTCCGAGGCGGAGAAGAAGGTCCGGGAGGCCACCTCCAACGACCCCTGGGGCCCGTCCAGCTCGCTGATGTCGGAGATCGCCGACCTCACCTACAACGTGGTGGCCTTCTCGGAGATCATGAGCATGATCTGGAAGCGGCTCAACGACCACGGCAAGAACTGGCGGCACGTCTACAAGGCCCTGACGCTGCTGGACTACCTGATCAAGACGGGCTCGGAGCGCGTGGCCCTGCAGTGCAAGGAGAACATCTTCGCCATCCAGACGCTCAAGGACTTCCAGTACATCGACCGCGACGGCAAGGACCAGGGCATCAACGTGCGCGAGAAGTCCAAGCAGCTGGTGGTGCTGCTGAAGGACGACGAGCGGCTGAAGGGCGAGCGCTGCCTGGCGCTCAAGACCAAGGAGCGCATGGCGCAGGTGCCCACCAGCGCGGGCAGCGCCAACCAGATCGGCTTCGGCCGCGGCTCCAGCCAGCCCAACCTGTCCAGCAGCTACTCGGAGGAGTACGGCAAGTCGGAGGGCTCGCCCGCCTCCTACCACGGCT CCACGTCTCCGAACGCGAACGCAAACTCGGAGCTGGAGCAGGCCCGACCCCAGACCAGCGGCGAGGAGGAGCTTCAGCTGCAGCTGGCCCTGGCCATGAGCCGTGAGGCCGCCGAGCAG GAGGAGAGGGTGCGCCGTGGCGATGACCTCCGCCTGCAGATGGCCCTGGAGGAGAGCCGTAAAAACAACAGCACTGGGAACTTGGTCAAGAAGAAAGAG gCTGGTGCCTCGACGCTCATGGATCTAATGGCGGTACCTGAGGGCCCAGCGGCTCAGGGGACGGACCCCTGGGccccagcaggagcagcagcggcCGCTGCCTCAGACCCCTGGCAGTCTTTCG GTGCAGCCGCTAAACCCGCCACTCCAGCTGACCCCTGGGGCCCCCCCTCGGCCTCGGCGGCCCCCGTGAAGAGCAGCGACCCCTGGGGGTCGTCCTCCGCCCCAGCCGACCCGTGGGCGGCCGGGCCTGCCACTCGGCCCAAGGCCTCTGGAGCAG GTGAATTTGACCTGTTCGGCACACTGAATGGTACTTCCAGGGAGGACTTCTCTGATTTTGACAGGCTTCGATCCTCTTCGATTATGACCG GAGAGGCCAGAGGaagctcctccctcccctcgcAGCCCAGCATGTCGGGCAGCTTGGACCTGTTCGACCTGCCGCCCGGAGGCCCCAGCAGGAAGACCCCGGAGTCCTTCCTGGGGCCCAACGCCGCGCTCGTCAACCTGGACTCCCTGGTGACCAAGCCCCTCCAACCGGCCCCTGTCTCCAACCCCTTCCTCGCCACAG gaggaggcgctgccccgcccccggcccagGTGAACCCCTTCCAGGTGCTgcagccccagccccccaccctcaaCCAGATGAGGGGGAGCCCCCTGATGGGCCTGAGCGCGCAGGGCTTCGGCGGGGGGGCCCAGATGAGCTCGgaccccctgcccctctcctccctgccccccaaccTGCTCCTGCCTTCCATGCCGGCCCCGGGCCCCATGGGTCACATGGTGCCGGGCATGAACGTGGGCGTGGGCCCCCTGTCCCTGCCACAGCCCCTCATGAGCACGGTGGGCCTCCCGCCGGCCGCCGCCGGCCAGGCCGGCACCACCACCAACCCCTTCCTGTTGTGA